The following are encoded together in the Strix aluco isolate bStrAlu1 chromosome 13, bStrAlu1.hap1, whole genome shotgun sequence genome:
- the GM2A gene encoding ganglioside GM2 activator → MVGAGLVLALCALQLCPAALGSSRRLSKFGGFAWENCGDKRDPVVLQSLSVAPDPISIPGSLRVSAAVSSSKAMASPLKAVLVVEKALGDLWIQLPCIDQLGSCTYNDVCTILDNLIPPGTTCPEPLLTYGIPCHCPFKAGSYSLPASDFILPDMELPAWMTNGNYRVRATVSNGGEELACVKLAFSLQSQ, encoded by the exons ATGGTGGGagcggggctggtgctggcgctctgcgctctgcagctctgcccggCCGCGCTCGGCAGCTCCCGCAGGCTCAGCAAG TTTGGTGGCTTTGCCTGGGAGAACTGCGGTGACAAGAGGGACCCTGTGGTGCTGCAGAGCCTCTCCGTGGCGCCTGACCCCATCAGCATCCCGGGGAGCCTGCGCGTCAGCGCGGCCGTCAGCAGCAGCAAGGCCATGGCCTCCCCTCTGAAG GCGGTGCTGGTGGTGGAGAAGGCGCTGGGTGACCTCTGGATCCAGCTGCCCTGCATTGACCAGCTGGGCAGCTGCACCTACAACGATGTCTGCACCATCCTCGACAACCTCATCCCGCCCGGAACGACCTGCCCGGAGCCCCTGCTCACCTATGGCATCCCCTGCCACTGTCCCTTCAAAGCG GGCTCCTACTCCTTGCCAGCCAGCGACTTCATCCTGCCCGACATGGAGCTGCCTGCCTGGATGACCAACGGCAACTACCGTGTCCGGGCGACTGTCAGCAATGGCGGGGAGGAGCTTGCCTGCGTCAAGCTGGCCTTCTCCCTGCAGTCCCAGTGA